The following proteins are encoded in a genomic region of Cryptomeria japonica chromosome 11, Sugi_1.0, whole genome shotgun sequence:
- the LOC131063969 gene encoding protein EXORDIUM-like 2, with product MAVLGSEKIGIHLLLICIVALSTVDAAARPLFPWRKLSALVQEEPLVLQYHNGPLLTTTPILNLHLIWYGNFTSAQRAIVADFVQSLGMESGKKGSPSVFTWWKTTEAYRGSAPSQLNQAQPLTRRLGKQKLDEAYSLGKSLKRTDIAVLVKNTIQSGALPPPEKKKSNGEVELYLVLTSEDVLVETFCSSSCGFHGSNKADIEYAYAWVGNSARQCPGQCAWPFHQPIYGPQSPPLLSPNGDMGIDGMIINIATTIAGAVTNPFQSGYFQGDAAAPLEAVSACPGMYGSGAYPGYAGQLLVDETTGASYNAHGLNGRTFLLPAMWDPTSRSCKTLV from the coding sequence ATGGCTGTTTTAGGTTCTGAAAAGATTGGCATTCACTTGCTGTTAATATGTATAGTGGCATTGTCCACAGTGGACGCCGCCGCTCGGCCCCTTTTTCCCTGGAGAAAGCTCTCTGCTCTAGTACAAGAAGAGCCTCTTGTTCTGCAATACCACAATGGCCCTCTGCTTACCACAACGCCCATTCTCAATCTTCATCTCATCTGGTACGGCAATTTCACTTCCGCACAGCGTGCCATTGTGGCCGATTTTGTTCAGTCATTGGGAATGGAAAGCGGCAAGAAGGGCTCTCCCTCTGTTTTCACCTGGTGGAAAACAACAGAGGCCTACAGAGGCTCTGCCCCTTCCCAGTTAAACCAAGCCCAACCTTTAACCCGAAGGCTGGGGAAGCAGAAGCTGGACGAAGCTTATTCTCTCGGAAAGTCCTTGAAAAGAACAGACATTGCTGTCCTGGTGAAGAATACTATCCAGTCCGGAGCTCTGCCTCCGCCTGAGAAGAAGAAAAGCAATGGCGAGGTGGAGTTGTATTTGGTGCTCACATCTGAGGATGTTTTGGTGGAGACCTTCTGCAGTAGCTCTTGCGGATTCCATGGAAGCAACAAAGCAGACATTGAATACGCTTACGCTTGGGTGGGGAACTCAGCAAGGCAGTGCCCGGGGCAGTGCGCGTGGCCATTTCATCAGCCAATTTACGGCCCGCAGAGCCCTCCTCTGCTGTCCCCCAATGGCGATATGGGCATTGACGGTATGATCATCAACATTGCGACGACGATTGCCGGAGCAGTGACGAATCCGTTCCAGTCAGGTTACTTCCAGGGAGACGCCGCCGCTCCGTTGGAGGCAGTGTCAGCATGCCCGGGCATGTATGGAAGCGGGGCTTATCCCGGTTACGCCGGTCAGCTGTTGGTGGACGAGACGACAGGTGCCAGTTACAACGCCCATGGCCTCAACGGCCGCACGTTTCTCCTCCCAGCAATGTGGGATCCCACCTCACGATCCTGCAAGACCTTGGTTTAA